Below is a genomic region from Neisseria zoodegmatis.
AACATCATGAGGCAAGTTAATATCATTTGCCAGCACGACTCCAGCACCAGACTTTTTCAGAGACAACTGAACAGAGTTTCTTCCGTGCAATTTGAATACTACACCTTTCAGGTTCAAAAGGATGTCAACAACATCCTCTTGAACACCGTCCACAGTGGAGTACTCGTGTAACACACCCGAAATAACTACTTCAGTAGGTGCAAAACCATTCATGGATGACAGTAAGATACGACGCAAAGCATTACCAAGAGTGTGACCGAAACCACGCTCAAATGGCTGCATAGATACCTTAGCGCGGGTTGCAGATAAAGTATCAACATCAATTTGACGAGGTTTCAAAAATTCGGAAGTGCTATTTTGCATTTAACTGTCCCTCACTGAGCTAGCATTATTTAGAATAGAATTCTACCACCAGCTGTTCATTAATATCGCCAGTCAATTCTGAGCGATCAGGCATATTTTTAAATATGCCTTCCATTTTATTCACATCAACCGAAACCCAACTTGGCAAGCCAATTTGAGTGGCTAAGCCCAAAGCTTCTTGGATACGGACTTGCTTTTTGGCTTTTTCACGGATGCTGACAACATCACCAGCCTTAACTTGATAAGACGGAATGTTAACAACTTGACCATTCACTACGATTGCTTTGTGAGAAACGAGTTGGCGGGCTTCTGCGCGAGTAGAGCCAAAACCCATTCTATATACAACATTATCCAAACGAGACTCTAAAAGTTGCAGAAGCAATTCACCTGTAGAACCTTTGCGTCGTGCAGCTTCCGCAAAATAACGACGGAATTGACGCTCCAATACACCATAGATTCGACGGATTTTTTGCTTTTCACGCAATTGCAAACCGTAATCTGACAAGCGAGGCTTCTTTGCACCATGCTGACCAGGAGCAGAATCCATTTTACATTTAGATTCTAAAGAACGTCTTGCGCTTTTCAAGAATAAATCTGTGCCTTCTCTGCGCGCCAATTTACATTTAGGGCCAATATAACGTGCCATATTTCAATCACTCCAATCTTAAATACGACGTTTTTTAGGTGGAC
It encodes:
- the rpsD gene encoding 30S ribosomal protein S4, producing MARYIGPKCKLARREGTDLFLKSARRSLESKCKMDSAPGQHGAKKPRLSDYGLQLREKQKIRRIYGVLERQFRRYFAEAARRKGSTGELLLQLLESRLDNVVYRMGFGSTRAEARQLVSHKAIVVNGQVVNIPSYQVKAGDVVSIREKAKKQVRIQEALGLATQIGLPSWVSVDVNKMEGIFKNMPDRSELTGDINEQLVVEFYSK